A DNA window from Acetonema longum DSM 6540 contains the following coding sequences:
- a CDS encoding GlsB/YeaQ/YmgE family stress response membrane protein, producing MVSNVIWYLIIGAVAGWIAGQFVRGHGFGLWADIIVGIIGAFIGGYVFSWLGITTYGLVGSLITSTIGAVILLWAIRLFGSSAANKEKE from the coding sequence ATGGTTAGTAACGTAATTTGGTACCTGATTATTGGAGCGGTTGCTGGTTGGATTGCCGGACAATTTGTCCGTGGCCACGGGTTCGGGCTTTGGGCTGATATCATCGTAGGCATTATAGGTGCATTCATCGGAGGATATGTGTTCTCCTGGCTAGGAATTACCACTTATGGCCTTGTTGGAAGCTTAATTACTAGCACAATCGGAGCGGTCATTCTGCTCTGGGCCATCCGTCTATTTGGGAGTAGTGCCGCTAATAAAGAAAAAGAATAG